A genomic stretch from Luteolibacter flavescens includes:
- the lepB gene encoding signal peptidase I yields the protein MFFTPKWKKEAKLLYKGALKFLHYKRDLLKPDRIDEIQSRRADLLEAIKAGSQEKAQEASKQLRATCEGALPHFPQQSAWEENVEVIFVALVVALGLRAYVIQPFRIPTGSMQPTLNGITIHQNDDPQAKKPWLGRQAWDLVMRGRTYRHIIAENDMQLAAPPVDKSWFLFTRTKVKFTNGQELSFPAAVNETYNLLTEPVSPGSEHRVPKLFKKGDPILNGWVDTGDLVLVDKISYHFRKPKRGEVFVFDTRGIHTNRRDPNDRLSDQTGGTHYIKRLCGVPGDTLEVQSPNLWINGTIAQEPGIQRVIQAQGEYGKDNPNGYVLADPGATGYLLPLQRPGSKLTLAAEAKPGMREYAAFGDNTGNSADSRYWGSVKEFNLAGPALFSLWPITTGHWGFIR from the coding sequence ATGTTCTTCACCCCGAAGTGGAAGAAAGAAGCGAAGCTCCTCTACAAGGGCGCGCTGAAGTTCCTCCATTACAAGCGCGACCTGCTGAAGCCGGACCGTATCGACGAGATCCAGTCGCGCCGTGCCGACCTGCTCGAGGCGATCAAGGCCGGCAGCCAGGAAAAGGCGCAGGAAGCGTCCAAGCAGCTCCGCGCGACCTGCGAGGGAGCCTTGCCGCACTTCCCACAGCAGAGCGCCTGGGAGGAGAATGTGGAGGTCATCTTCGTCGCGCTCGTCGTGGCACTCGGCCTGCGCGCCTACGTCATCCAGCCCTTCCGCATCCCCACGGGGTCCATGCAGCCGACCCTGAACGGCATCACGATTCATCAGAACGACGATCCGCAGGCGAAGAAGCCATGGCTGGGCAGGCAGGCATGGGACCTCGTGATGCGCGGGCGCACCTACCGGCATATCATTGCGGAGAATGACATGCAGCTCGCCGCTCCCCCGGTGGACAAGTCATGGTTCCTCTTCACGCGGACCAAGGTGAAATTCACCAATGGCCAGGAGCTCAGTTTCCCTGCGGCCGTCAATGAGACCTACAATCTCCTCACCGAGCCCGTTTCTCCCGGGTCCGAGCATCGCGTGCCGAAGCTTTTCAAAAAGGGCGATCCGATTTTGAACGGCTGGGTGGATACCGGCGATCTCGTGCTGGTGGACAAGATTTCCTATCACTTCCGCAAGCCGAAGCGTGGCGAGGTCTTCGTCTTCGACACCCGTGGCATTCATACCAACCGGCGTGACCCGAATGACAGGCTGTCCGATCAAACCGGCGGCACGCACTACATCAAGCGCCTCTGCGGCGTCCCCGGCGATACCTTGGAAGTGCAGTCGCCAAATCTCTGGATCAACGGAACCATCGCCCAGGAGCCGGGCATCCAGCGCGTCATCCAGGCCCAGGGAGAATACGGGAAGGACAATCCCAATGGCTACGTGCTGGCAGATCCGGGTGCCACGGGATACCTGCTGCCTCTCCAGCGGCCGGGCTCGAAGCTGACGCTCGCGGCGGAGGCAAAGCCGGGCATGCGCGAATACGCCGCCTTTGGCGACAATACCGGCAACTCCGCCGACTCCCGCTACTGGGGCTCGGTGAAGGAATTCAATCTCGCGGGCCCGGCGCTCTTTTCGCTCTGGCCCATTACCACCGGTCATTGGGGATTCATCCGTTGA
- a CDS encoding DMT family transporter, whose translation MKPPDAHDPRGLALMLLSVFLFAANTLLLRALSLHLPAADGWMGALYRGTVGMLMVAALYGFGRGLSVRALLGSKLVALRGIVGALSIAAFYLTIAELGASRAVVLNLTYPIFATLIAAWWLKERVSRSALLWMLAGFAGLLLFVGGDATRGITAWDGIALAGALGAGIVVVLIRKLRATEHAGTIYASQCFYSILLALPIRGAEVGKLPPHAHLWLILAAIIVGVSQLVMTNAYRTMPVSRGSSIQMLLPLVTAAGAYFLFGERFTALELGGAALTLFATWRVAAAPKRRPEPANPFPDPANTAQFPDLPKP comes from the coding sequence ATGAAACCACCTGACGCCCACGACCCGCGCGGGCTCGCGCTGATGCTGCTGTCCGTATTCCTCTTCGCCGCGAATACGCTGCTGCTCCGTGCGCTGAGCCTGCACCTGCCCGCCGCGGACGGCTGGATGGGCGCGCTCTACCGCGGGACGGTGGGCATGCTGATGGTGGCGGCGCTTTACGGCTTTGGCCGGGGGCTGTCCGTGAGGGCGCTGCTGGGGAGCAAGCTGGTCGCGCTGCGGGGCATCGTGGGTGCGCTGTCCATCGCTGCCTTTTACCTCACCATCGCCGAGCTGGGAGCCTCCCGGGCGGTGGTGCTGAATCTGACGTATCCCATCTTCGCCACGCTGATCGCCGCGTGGTGGCTGAAGGAGCGGGTCTCCCGGTCCGCTCTGCTGTGGATGCTGGCGGGCTTCGCCGGGCTGCTGCTCTTCGTCGGCGGGGATGCCACCCGCGGGATCACCGCGTGGGACGGCATCGCCCTGGCCGGGGCGCTGGGCGCGGGCATCGTGGTCGTGCTGATCCGGAAGCTGCGGGCCACCGAGCACGCCGGGACCATCTACGCGTCGCAGTGCTTCTACAGCATCCTGCTCGCCCTGCCGATCCGCGGGGCGGAGGTGGGGAAGCTGCCGCCGCACGCCCACCTATGGCTCATTCTCGCGGCGATCATCGTCGGCGTGTCGCAGCTCGTGATGACGAATGCCTACCGCACGATGCCCGTCTCCCGGGGCTCCTCGATCCAGATGCTGCTGCCGCTGGTGACCGCCGCGGGTGCGTATTTCCTCTTTGGCGAGCGTTTCACGGCGCTCGAGCTGGGGGGCGCCGCGCTCACGCTTTTCGCCACTTGGAGGGTGGCGGCGGCGCCGAAACGACGCCCCGAGCCCGCCAATCCATTCCCCGATCCTGCCAATACCGCCCAATTTCCCGATTTGCCAAAACCATGA
- the argF gene encoding ornithine carbamoyltransferase has protein sequence MKHLLSIEELTAGQITALLDDAVRLKAERGRHEQPLAGQTWAMIFTKSSTRTRVSFEVGVRELGGFPMFLSKNDIQLGRGEPIKDTARVLGRMVHGCIIRTFAQQDVVDFAHYSGIPTINALTDDEHPCQILADLLTVKEALGGWEGKKIAFIGDGFSNMTISWMWAAKRLGFELAVAAPAAYQPPAEFLAKLDAPNVTVTADPAVAAKGAHVINTDVWLSMGQEDQQEKEEAFGPFQVNAGLLADAAEGHIVLHCLPAYRGKEITEEVLEKHADVIFQEAENRLHAQKAVLVALAKR, from the coding sequence ATGAAGCACCTGCTTTCCATCGAAGAACTCACCGCCGGACAGATCACGGCTCTGTTAGACGATGCCGTGCGCCTGAAGGCCGAGCGCGGCCGCCACGAGCAACCGCTGGCCGGGCAGACCTGGGCGATGATCTTTACGAAGTCATCCACCCGCACGCGCGTGTCCTTCGAGGTGGGCGTGAGGGAGCTCGGCGGCTTCCCGATGTTCCTTTCGAAAAATGACATCCAGCTCGGTCGCGGCGAGCCGATCAAGGACACCGCCCGCGTGCTGGGCCGCATGGTCCACGGCTGCATCATCCGCACCTTCGCGCAGCAGGATGTGGTGGACTTCGCGCACTACTCGGGCATCCCGACGATCAACGCGCTGACCGATGACGAGCACCCGTGCCAGATCCTCGCCGACCTGCTCACGGTGAAGGAAGCGCTCGGCGGCTGGGAAGGGAAGAAGATCGCCTTCATCGGCGACGGCTTCTCGAACATGACCATCTCTTGGATGTGGGCGGCCAAGCGCCTCGGCTTCGAACTCGCCGTAGCCGCTCCCGCCGCCTATCAGCCGCCCGCGGAATTCCTCGCGAAGCTGGATGCGCCGAACGTGACCGTCACCGCCGACCCGGCCGTGGCCGCGAAGGGCGCGCACGTGATCAATACCGACGTGTGGCTCTCTATGGGCCAGGAAGACCAGCAGGAGAAGGAAGAAGCCTTCGGCCCCTTCCAGGTGAATGCCGGCCTGCTCGCGGATGCGGCGGAAGGCCACATCGTCCTGCACTGCCTGCCCGCCTATCGCGGCAAGGAGATCACCGAGGAAGTGCTGGAGAAGCACGCTGACGTGATCTTCCAGGAAGCCGAGAACCGCCTGCACGCCCAGAAGGCCGTGCTGGTGGCTCTGGCGAAGCGCTGA
- a CDS encoding family 1 glycosylhydrolase: protein MPFPPDFLFGTANADHQVEAHDPAREDVWDLWERSQGLTPRGQGTDFWHRYEEDIGAAAAAGCRLFRFSIAWARVESAEGVFESEAFAHYRRVAECVRSHGMQVMVTLHHFVWPAWLERDHGGMIGRRFPDLFARYAARAADAMGDIVDWWITFNEPSQLTFGYIKPWWQSRYYMPPGLPRGSDVDAEAEAVGKLIPNLFLAHARARTAIRERHPSSKVGVNPLVTGFPIWLQMLMDWGACHRGLSEAVFKFTTKGALVSERGDVDLVIGGVTEGDPTRFEFSDPYLRTGKAVLVLEGYAGKGIASLAGKDVGVVAVGNQPEGWRRDLPPQVRKKVFANYDEARTSLAAGKVAAVYGDAFFLLPFELQDRERFRFLATGLSDEHYVVVAPHGHQRLMDRVNRAVEQFQDDLEIACRVPWISQPEAVAKEAQRPLSLHEVFSGGDSLPDHLSTSRDLRRIRRRGRLRVGLRTDAPGVSAACAEDGLEVKLARRIAREVLGDETALDIVPLEPVERLEVLESKSGWLNWAWRFWGTTSLIANANWWYLGMSGRLPEELCPTEAIGAQDFVGLDYYWGLPTWRLHKFRLLEDAAHGRFLTAPVWPQGLFHALQRFHRWFPNQEILIVENGCVPQADGMTRGTYIKAHLDQVERAIAKGVPVKAYNYWSITSNREWGHPFDPNTDFGLYFVDLDKDPELTRREAEGLSVLRDAIASATRDESQRSRGDRTG from the coding sequence GTGCCTTTTCCCCCGGATTTCCTCTTCGGGACCGCGAACGCCGACCACCAGGTGGAGGCGCACGATCCCGCGCGCGAGGACGTGTGGGATCTGTGGGAGCGCAGCCAGGGGCTGACGCCGCGCGGGCAGGGGACGGACTTCTGGCATCGCTATGAGGAAGACATCGGCGCGGCGGCTGCGGCCGGGTGCAGATTGTTCCGCTTCTCCATCGCGTGGGCGCGGGTGGAGTCGGCGGAGGGAGTGTTTGAGAGCGAGGCCTTCGCCCACTACCGGCGCGTGGCGGAGTGCGTGCGATCGCATGGCATGCAGGTGATGGTCACGCTGCATCACTTCGTGTGGCCGGCGTGGCTGGAGCGTGACCATGGCGGGATGATCGGCCGCCGGTTTCCGGATCTCTTCGCTCGCTACGCCGCGCGGGCCGCGGATGCGATGGGGGACATCGTGGACTGGTGGATCACCTTCAATGAGCCGAGCCAGCTCACCTTCGGCTACATCAAGCCGTGGTGGCAGAGCCGCTACTACATGCCGCCGGGCCTGCCGCGCGGCAGCGACGTGGATGCCGAGGCGGAGGCGGTGGGAAAGCTGATCCCAAATCTCTTCCTCGCGCACGCCCGGGCGAGGACGGCTATCCGGGAAAGGCATCCCTCGTCGAAGGTGGGCGTGAATCCCCTGGTGACCGGCTTTCCCATCTGGCTGCAGATGCTGATGGACTGGGGTGCGTGCCACCGCGGGCTGTCCGAGGCGGTCTTCAAGTTCACGACGAAGGGCGCGCTGGTCAGCGAGCGCGGCGACGTGGACCTGGTGATCGGCGGCGTTACGGAGGGAGATCCCACGCGCTTCGAATTCAGCGATCCCTACCTGCGCACGGGGAAGGCGGTGCTGGTGCTGGAAGGCTACGCCGGGAAGGGCATCGCCTCCCTGGCGGGCAAGGACGTGGGCGTGGTGGCCGTGGGGAACCAGCCTGAGGGCTGGCGGCGCGACCTGCCGCCGCAGGTGCGGAAGAAGGTCTTCGCGAACTACGATGAAGCTCGTACTTCGCTCGCCGCGGGAAAGGTGGCCGCGGTGTATGGCGATGCTTTTTTCCTGCTGCCCTTCGAGCTGCAGGACCGCGAGCGCTTCCGCTTCCTCGCCACCGGCCTGAGCGACGAGCACTACGTGGTGGTGGCACCGCACGGGCACCAGCGGCTGATGGACCGGGTGAACCGCGCGGTGGAGCAATTCCAGGACGACCTGGAAATCGCCTGTCGCGTCCCGTGGATCTCGCAACCGGAAGCGGTGGCCAAGGAGGCGCAGCGCCCGCTCTCGCTGCATGAGGTTTTCAGCGGTGGCGACTCGCTGCCGGACCATCTTTCCACCAGCCGGGACCTGCGTCGCATCCGCCGCCGCGGGCGCTTGCGCGTCGGCCTGCGCACGGATGCCCCCGGGGTCTCCGCGGCCTGTGCGGAGGATGGCCTGGAGGTGAAGCTCGCCCGTCGCATCGCGCGCGAGGTGCTGGGGGATGAGACCGCATTGGACATCGTGCCACTGGAGCCGGTCGAGCGGCTGGAGGTGCTGGAGAGCAAGTCCGGCTGGCTGAACTGGGCGTGGCGCTTCTGGGGCACCACCAGCCTCATCGCGAATGCGAACTGGTGGTATCTCGGCATGTCCGGGCGATTGCCGGAAGAGCTGTGCCCGACGGAGGCGATCGGCGCGCAGGACTTCGTGGGGCTCGATTACTACTGGGGTCTGCCGACGTGGCGGCTGCACAAGTTCCGCCTGCTGGAGGATGCCGCGCACGGCCGCTTTCTCACGGCACCCGTGTGGCCGCAGGGGCTCTTCCATGCCCTGCAGCGCTTCCACCGTTGGTTCCCCAATCAAGAGATCCTGATCGTGGAAAACGGCTGCGTTCCGCAGGCCGACGGCATGACCCGTGGGACCTATATCAAGGCGCACCTCGATCAGGTCGAGCGCGCCATCGCGAAGGGCGTGCCGGTGAAGGCCTACAACTACTGGTCCATCACCTCGAACCGCGAGTGGGGCCACCCTTTCGATCCGAATACCGACTTCGGCCTTTACTTCGTGGACCTCGACAAGGACCCCGAACTCACCCGCCGCGAGGCCGAGGGCCTGTCCGTCCTGCGCGATGCCATCGCGAGTGCTACGAGGGATGAGAGCCAGCGGTCGCGCGGTGACCGAACTGGGTAG
- a CDS encoding aspartate aminotransferase family protein produces MSHVLSTYARFPVTLVRGEGTRVWDDAGKSYLDFCTGIAVCALGHCPPRVVNAIREQAGTLMHVSNLYGTPQQEELARVIVEDHVKLPGKVFFANSGAESNDGLIKSARKFGHARPQPDGSPRYEVISFTKSFHGRTLGGINATGQDKVKEGFDPLLPGFKHVPFNDLAALEAAISPITAGILLEPVQGEGGVNVATPEFLRGVAALCKKHDLLLLLDEVQTGFGRCGPTMAWRTIAPEVQPDAISWAKGMGGGFPIGAFWLSDRAIDASGKELSSLMGPGSHGTTYGGSPLACAASLAVMEEIAESDLPANVARQEQRIRETIAAWQLPVVTEVRGVGLLLGIGLDATRFVVPEGKLPAAFICGKALEAGLLIPPAGPETIRLLPPLNVSDAEVDEALGILKSVLSDLEGPGVRG; encoded by the coding sequence ATGAGCCACGTCCTATCCACCTACGCCCGCTTTCCCGTCACGCTCGTCCGCGGCGAGGGCACCCGCGTCTGGGACGATGCCGGGAAATCCTACCTCGATTTCTGCACCGGCATCGCCGTCTGCGCGCTCGGCCACTGTCCGCCACGGGTGGTGAATGCCATCCGCGAGCAGGCCGGCACGCTGATGCATGTCTCGAATCTCTACGGCACCCCGCAGCAGGAGGAGCTGGCCCGCGTCATCGTGGAAGACCACGTGAAACTGCCGGGCAAGGTCTTCTTCGCGAACTCCGGCGCGGAATCGAACGACGGCCTCATCAAGAGCGCCCGGAAATTCGGCCACGCCCGGCCGCAGCCCGACGGCTCGCCGCGCTACGAGGTGATCAGCTTCACGAAGTCCTTCCACGGCCGGACCCTCGGCGGCATCAATGCCACCGGGCAGGACAAGGTGAAGGAGGGCTTCGATCCCCTGCTGCCGGGGTTCAAACATGTGCCCTTCAATGACCTAGCCGCGCTCGAGGCCGCCATCTCGCCAATCACCGCCGGCATCCTGCTCGAGCCTGTGCAGGGCGAGGGCGGCGTGAATGTGGCCACGCCGGAATTCCTGCGGGGCGTGGCGGCGCTGTGCAAGAAACACGACCTGCTGCTGCTGCTCGATGAGGTGCAGACCGGCTTTGGCCGCTGCGGCCCGACCATGGCATGGCGGACCATCGCGCCGGAAGTGCAGCCCGATGCCATTTCGTGGGCGAAGGGCATGGGCGGCGGCTTCCCCATCGGGGCCTTCTGGCTTTCCGACCGGGCGATCGACGCCTCCGGCAAGGAGCTATCATCGCTGATGGGCCCCGGCTCGCACGGCACCACCTACGGCGGCAGCCCCCTCGCCTGCGCGGCCTCGCTCGCCGTGATGGAAGAGATCGCCGAGTCCGACCTGCCCGCAAATGTCGCGAGGCAGGAGCAACGCATCCGCGAGACCATCGCCGCGTGGCAGCTCCCCGTCGTCACGGAAGTCCGCGGCGTCGGCCTGCTGCTCGGTATCGGGCTCGATGCTACTAGGTTTGTCGTACCGGAAGGAAAGCTGCCTGCTGCCTTCATCTGCGGCAAGGCACTAGAAGCCGGACTCCTCATCCCGCCCGCCGGCCCGGAGACCATCCGCCTGCTGCCTCCCCTGAATGTTTCAGACGCGGAGGTCGATGAGGCGCTCGGCATCCTGAAGTCGGTGCTCTCCGATCTTGAGGGGCCGGGGGTCAGGGGCTAG
- a CDS encoding four helix bundle protein, producing the protein MNVKSYRDLIVWQKSMDLAVDVHPVALGFPKAELFGLTSQINRCATSVPSNIAEGHGRRTTGDYIHFLSISRGSLNELETQLTLAMRHGYISEAVHDRLLELTSEVGRLLNGLMDSLERRLSSP; encoded by the coding sequence ATGAATGTGAAATCTTACCGTGACCTGATCGTGTGGCAGAAGTCGATGGATCTCGCCGTGGACGTGCATCCGGTCGCCCTCGGCTTTCCGAAGGCAGAGCTGTTTGGCCTGACTTCCCAGATCAACCGCTGCGCGACTTCCGTACCTTCCAATATCGCGGAAGGTCACGGCAGACGGACCACCGGCGATTACATTCATTTCCTTTCCATCAGTCGTGGCTCGCTCAACGAGCTGGAAACGCAACTCACCCTGGCGATGCGCCATGGATATATTTCGGAAGCTGTCCACGACCGGCTCCTCGAATTGACCAGCGAAGTCGGCCGTCTCCTGAACGGCCTCATGGACTCGCTGGAACGTCGCCTTTCTTCACCCTGA